One window of Anaerolineales bacterium genomic DNA carries:
- a CDS encoding DUF3048 domain-containing protein, translating to MIKIHWLLIIIAGVSCMPTFPASNPDLIPSPSPSDHLPTPTPFQPQAGSTQDPYVSIDTPQPAATFTPYPTSIVVPQDVSVPVDTMPSPVESVLLFNPLTGLPVEDPSFLQHRPLAIKVGNSPDYVRPQSGLTLADVVYEYYIEWGDTRFVGIFYSNVSVAERVGPVRSGRYFDEHLARMYHSYLMFKGADSRELEYFHSLDIAPFFISVGFGNCPPYFMGPYKREGYNNVFFNATKWQACAERKGLDNSPQTLSGGFFSDVTPQAPTIVTRIYNYYSPVNYGYWAYEPDTRTYFRYQESKDLINRKVEQYDLLYDDSTREPVTAENVVVIFVPYIFTSLGQAEDEIYNPQLIDYGNAYVFRDGLAIPARWHRASIDQPVLLTHPDGSPIYLRPGQTFYQLMGVTSRQFTEGTEWRFEFVTP from the coding sequence ATGATAAAAATCCATTGGCTGCTGATCATCATCGCGGGCGTATCCTGCATGCCGACATTTCCCGCTTCAAACCCGGACCTGATTCCTTCTCCCTCCCCATCAGATCACCTGCCAACACCGACGCCGTTTCAACCACAAGCCGGAAGCACCCAGGATCCGTATGTTTCGATCGATACGCCGCAGCCTGCTGCGACCTTTACTCCCTACCCGACCAGTATCGTAGTTCCGCAGGACGTTTCGGTGCCCGTGGATACAATGCCCTCCCCGGTAGAGAGTGTTTTGCTTTTTAACCCATTGACGGGGCTCCCAGTGGAAGACCCCTCGTTTCTGCAACACAGGCCTCTTGCCATCAAGGTTGGCAACTCTCCAGACTACGTCCGGCCGCAATCCGGGTTGACACTTGCCGATGTCGTCTATGAATACTACATCGAGTGGGGCGATACAAGATTTGTCGGAATCTTTTACAGCAATGTTTCCGTCGCTGAGCGAGTGGGTCCGGTCCGCTCGGGACGCTATTTCGATGAGCATCTTGCCCGTATGTACCACTCGTACCTGATGTTCAAAGGCGCAGACTCGCGCGAACTTGAGTACTTCCACTCCCTTGATATTGCCCCGTTCTTCATTTCGGTGGGATTCGGCAATTGTCCGCCTTACTTTATGGGTCCTTATAAACGCGAAGGGTACAACAATGTGTTTTTCAATGCGACTAAATGGCAGGCATGTGCGGAAAGGAAAGGCCTGGATAACAGCCCTCAAACGTTAAGCGGCGGATTTTTTTCCGACGTCACGCCTCAAGCCCCGACGATCGTCACCCGTATCTACAATTATTATTCCCCCGTGAATTATGGTTATTGGGCTTACGAACCCGATACGCGCACATATTTTCGGTATCAGGAAAGCAAGGACCTGATAAACCGCAAAGTGGAACAGTACGATCTCCTGTACGATGATTCCACCAGGGAACCTGTCACCGCGGAGAATGTGGTTGTGATATTTGTGCCCTACATATTCACCAGCCTGGGACAGGCGGAGGACGAGATCTATAATCCGCAGTTGATCGATTATGGCAATGCCTACGTCTTCCGCGACGGTCTCGCCATACCGGCAAGGTGGCATCGCGCCTCCATCGACCAACCTGTCCTTCTTACCCATCCCGACGGCTCACCGATTTACCTGCGCCCCGGTCAGACGTTCTATCAGTTGATGGGCGTCACATCCCGGCAGTTCACAGAAGGAACGGAGTGGCGCTTCGAGTTTGTAACCCCGTGA